A single window of Qipengyuania sediminis DNA harbors:
- a CDS encoding DUF885 domain-containing protein: MTALSFDLTRREALAGLGGVSLLALGGCATIPRAPVGDTAALLDDIAYNLLKHEPERATGLGVDTGAYAALRGKLEDQSPAGQRAFAETLRRDLARVRGVERAGLDADTVTSLEVVESAYATALEGFALPYGDVAVGSWRNAPYVVIQNVGTYLDAPRFFDSTQPLKEPADGDFYLARLDALPAALDGELARMRAARGMGVVPPVFLLDKAIAAMERTIAEAREGGALVAPLTRVAKDIGASFAPRGRAIVTGPVVAALERQLAELQAQRALGKTAPGMWAQPRGDEWYAWALRATTTTRMTPDEIHQQGLDELAMLHARMDPILKRIGYTKGSVGARMQALSDDPRYKFAEGDPGRAEIMAFLEERVAWIKAQMPRAFSNPVNPNMEIRRLPPAEEIGAPGAYGGAGSKDGTIPGRMWINLRSTDLHRKYDLADLAYHETIPGHVWEGEYSNRLPLIRSILAFGAFSEGWALYAQQLADELGAYKGFEVGQLGYLQSLAFRACRLVVDTGLHHKRWSREQGRAFFVERNGSKPEEVAGEVDRYCSWPGQATGYKIGHSEIVRQRRRAETALGARYDFKGFNDAVILGGNAPLDVMARNVDRFITARAV; the protein is encoded by the coding sequence ATGACGGCACTCTCATTCGATCTCACCCGCCGCGAGGCCCTCGCCGGGCTTGGCGGCGTTTCCCTGCTCGCGCTCGGCGGTTGCGCCACGATACCGCGCGCGCCTGTGGGCGATACGGCGGCGCTGCTCGACGATATCGCCTACAACCTCCTGAAGCACGAGCCCGAGCGCGCGACCGGTCTCGGCGTCGATACCGGCGCCTATGCGGCTCTGCGCGGCAAGCTCGAGGACCAATCTCCCGCGGGTCAGCGCGCCTTTGCCGAGACGCTGCGGCGCGATCTTGCGCGGGTGCGCGGCGTGGAGCGCGCCGGGCTCGATGCCGACACGGTCACCAGTCTGGAGGTGGTGGAGAGCGCCTATGCGACCGCGCTCGAGGGATTTGCGCTTCCCTATGGCGATGTCGCGGTCGGGAGCTGGCGCAACGCGCCCTATGTCGTGATCCAGAACGTCGGCACCTATCTCGATGCGCCGCGCTTTTTCGACTCCACCCAACCGCTCAAAGAGCCGGCCGACGGCGATTTCTATCTGGCGCGGTTGGATGCGCTTCCCGCAGCGCTCGATGGCGAGCTGGCGCGGATGCGCGCTGCGCGGGGCATGGGGGTGGTTCCGCCGGTTTTCCTGCTCGACAAGGCGATCGCCGCGATGGAGCGGACCATTGCCGAGGCGAGAGAGGGCGGCGCTCTCGTCGCCCCGCTCACCCGCGTTGCCAAGGATATCGGCGCCAGCTTCGCCCCGCGTGGACGCGCAATCGTGACCGGCCCTGTGGTCGCCGCGCTGGAACGCCAGCTCGCCGAGCTCCAGGCGCAGCGCGCGCTCGGCAAGACCGCGCCGGGCATGTGGGCGCAGCCGCGGGGCGACGAATGGTATGCCTGGGCTTTGCGTGCGACCACCACAACGCGGATGACGCCCGACGAAATCCACCAGCAGGGCCTCGACGAGCTCGCCATGCTGCACGCGCGCATGGACCCGATCCTCAAGCGCATCGGCTACACGAAGGGCAGCGTCGGCGCGCGGATGCAGGCGCTGTCCGACGATCCGCGCTACAAATTCGCGGAAGGCGATCCGGGCCGGGCGGAGATCATGGCCTTCCTGGAGGAGCGGGTCGCGTGGATCAAGGCGCAGATGCCGCGCGCCTTCTCCAACCCCGTCAACCCCAACATGGAAATCCGCCGGCTTCCCCCTGCCGAGGAGATCGGCGCGCCCGGTGCCTATGGCGGGGCGGGCAGCAAGGACGGAACGATCCCGGGACGGATGTGGATCAACCTTCGCTCCACCGACCTGCACCGCAAATACGATCTTGCCGATCTCGCCTATCACGAGACCATTCCCGGCCATGTCTGGGAGGGCGAATATTCGAACCGCCTGCCGCTGATCCGCTCGATCCTCGCCTTCGGGGCCTTCAGCGAAGGCTGGGCACTTTACGCGCAGCAGCTTGCCGACGAGCTCGGCGCGTACAAGGGCTTCGAGGTCGGGCAATTGGGCTACCTTCAGAGCCTCGCCTTCCGCGCGTGCCGGCTGGTGGTCGACACCGGGCTTCACCACAAGCGCTGGAGCCGCGAACAGGGCCGCGCCTTCTTCGTCGAACGCAACGGCTCCAAGCCCGAAGAGGTCGCGGGCGAGGTCGACCGCTATTGCAGCTGGCCGGGCCAGGCGACGGGCTACAAGATCGGTCACAGCGAAATAGTCCGCCAGCGCCGCCGCGCCGAGACCGCGCTGGGCGCGCGCTATGACTTCAAGGGCTTCAACGACGCGGTGATCCTCGGCGGCAATGCCCCGCTCGACGTGATGGCCAGGAACGTCGACCGGTTCATCACCGCGCGCGCGGTCTGA
- a CDS encoding DUF3597 domain-containing protein produces the protein MGIFSSIKDAIFGKKAHAQGLPQSAGVPPPAPTGNAFADAPVVAPAQPQQTTLVNVENSLDSMPGADGLNWRTSIVDLMKLIGVDSDYASRKALAEELGRQDYSGDADDNLWLHKRVMQELAANGGEVPESLK, from the coding sequence ATGGGCATCTTCAGCAGCATCAAGGACGCGATCTTCGGCAAGAAAGCGCATGCGCAGGGCCTGCCGCAGAGTGCCGGCGTCCCCCCCCCCGCGCCCACCGGCAACGCCTTCGCGGATGCGCCGGTCGTGGCGCCCGCGCAGCCGCAGCAGACGACGCTGGTCAATGTCGAGAACAGCCTAGATTCGATGCCCGGCGCGGATGGCCTCAATTGGCGCACCTCGATCGTCGATCTGATGAAGCTGATCGGCGTCGATTCGGATTACGCCAGCCGCAAGGCGCTGGCCGAAGAGCTGGGTCGCCAGGACTATTCGGGCGATGCTGACGATAACCTGTGGCTGCACAAGCGCGTGATGCAGGAATTGGCGGCCAATGGCGGCGAGGTTCCCGAAAGCCTGAAGTAG
- a CDS encoding alpha/beta hydrolase, which yields MPSVIFPGPEGRLEGRFSPARRPRAPVAMILHPHPHGGGTMNERITQALYKTFTDRGFATLRFNFRGVGKSQGSFDNGIGELSDAASALDWVQSIHPEAQTTWVAGVSFGALIGMQLLMRRPEIRGFISISAPANMYDFSFLAPCPASGIFIQGAGDTVVQPNSVQKLVDKLRTQKHITIHHEEIPRANHFFENEQAELMASVNNYLNFRLDPACTIR from the coding sequence ATGCCCTCCGTCATCTTTCCCGGCCCCGAAGGCCGCCTCGAAGGTCGTTTCTCCCCCGCCCGCCGTCCGCGGGCGCCGGTCGCGATGATCCTCCACCCCCACCCCCACGGCGGCGGCACGATGAACGAGCGGATCACGCAGGCGCTCTACAAGACCTTCACCGATCGCGGCTTCGCGACGCTGCGATTCAATTTCCGCGGCGTCGGCAAGAGCCAGGGCAGTTTCGACAACGGCATTGGCGAGCTTTCCGATGCGGCCAGTGCGTTGGATTGGGTTCAGTCCATCCACCCCGAAGCGCAGACCACCTGGGTCGCAGGCGTCAGTTTCGGCGCGCTGATCGGGATGCAGCTCCTGATGCGCCGGCCGGAGATCCGCGGCTTCATCTCGATCTCCGCGCCCGCCAATATGTACGATTTCAGCTTCCTTGCCCCCTGCCCAGCCAGCGGAATCTTCATCCAGGGCGCGGGCGATACGGTGGTGCAGCCCAATTCGGTGCAGAAGCTGGTCGACAAGCTGCGGACGCAGAAGCACATCACCATCCATCACGAAGAGATCCCGCGCGCCAACCACTTCTTCGAGAACGAGCAGGCGGAGCTCATGGCCTCGGTCAACAATTACCTCAATTTCCGGCTCGACCCCGCCTGCACCATCCGCTGA
- a CDS encoding aminotransferase class V-fold PLP-dependent enzyme: MEEGFRLWANPSSPHAEGRKARALLEDARERIKAALGWDGELIFTSGASEALWIALNRTMVERRIVSAIEHDAVLRGAPDAAILPVVDGRIDTDALASLLQLGGTAVVAVQSINSETGTWQFPLINDPGVQMTRSAGSLLLRDCSQSAGEGRLPDGDLLVVSAHKMGGPIGIGALLLKDYALLEPDGGHERGYRQGTENLPGALAMAAALEAGGYGGWATSLEQRLDFRNALHCHSSIIEPATQCAHIFAIAHPAMSARALLIRLDAMGFAVSAGSACSSGTLKKSRVLEAFGVPDDVAARTIRVSLGWNTTPDELEAFVEAWASLC; the protein is encoded by the coding sequence ATGGAGGAGGGGTTCCGGCTATGGGCCAACCCTTCGAGCCCGCACGCCGAGGGCCGCAAGGCACGCGCGCTGCTCGAGGATGCGCGCGAGCGGATCAAGGCGGCGCTGGGCTGGGATGGCGAGCTGATCTTCACCAGCGGCGCGAGCGAGGCGCTTTGGATCGCGCTGAACCGTACAATGGTGGAGCGGCGGATCGTCAGCGCGATCGAGCATGACGCAGTACTGAGAGGCGCGCCCGACGCGGCCATATTGCCGGTGGTCGATGGCAGGATCGACACCGATGCGCTCGCCTCTCTCCTGCAACTCGGCGGTACGGCGGTGGTGGCTGTTCAGTCGATCAATTCGGAAACGGGCACGTGGCAATTTCCGCTCATCAACGATCCCGGCGTGCAGATGACACGTTCAGCCGGAAGCCTCTTGCTTCGCGACTGCTCGCAAAGCGCTGGGGAAGGACGACTGCCCGACGGCGATCTGCTTGTCGTCTCGGCACACAAAATGGGTGGGCCGATCGGTATCGGCGCATTGCTGCTCAAGGATTACGCACTGCTTGAACCCGATGGCGGGCACGAGCGCGGCTACCGGCAAGGCACTGAAAACCTGCCCGGCGCACTGGCCATGGCCGCGGCTTTGGAAGCGGGCGGCTACGGCGGCTGGGCGACAAGCCTGGAACAGCGGCTCGACTTCAGAAACGCGCTTCATTGCCATAGCTCGATCATCGAGCCGGCAACCCAATGCGCGCATATCTTCGCGATCGCTCACCCTGCGATGAGCGCGCGCGCGCTGTTGATACGGCTCGACGCGATGGGTTTCGCCGTTTCGGCGGGGAGCGCTTGCTCTTCGGGAACCTTGAAGAAAAGCCGGGTGCTCGAAGCCTTTGGGGTACCGGACGATGTCGCGGCGCGTACGATCCGCGTGAGTTTGGGGTGGAACACCACGCCCGACGAGCTTGAGGCATTTGTGGAGGCTTGGGCTTCGCTATGCTGA
- a CDS encoding cysteine desulfurase family protein, with translation MIYLDYQATTPLAPEAREAMLRWLGGPGSDGFGNPSSPHRMGRMARAAVELAREQVAALMPAGGRVIFTGGATEALNLAIRGTGGEGAVACSSIEHSAVGDTARAAGAVHVIRVTDEGLSALSCDGFEDARLIAVMHVNNEIGTVQPMEEWAQAAQDKGVPFLCDAVQSYGRFELPKADLIAISAHKFHGPKGIGALWVRDGVALSEVQTGGGQESGLRSGTLSPALIAGMGAAAALSGERMEADRAHVEMLWARARELFAHWTLNGSAEHRWHGNLNIRRDGLDVARLMSDCREIMFSAGSACASGSGRPSHVLKAIGLTDAEARSSIRLGFGRYTTLGEIEEAAARINAAAEAQGL, from the coding sequence TTGATCTACCTCGATTACCAGGCCACCACCCCGCTGGCGCCCGAGGCGCGCGAGGCGATGCTGCGCTGGCTGGGTGGGCCGGGGAGCGACGGCTTCGGCAATCCCTCAAGCCCGCACCGCATGGGACGAATGGCGCGCGCCGCGGTGGAACTCGCGCGTGAGCAGGTCGCGGCGCTGATGCCGGCGGGGGGCCGCGTGATCTTCACCGGCGGCGCGACCGAGGCGCTTAATCTTGCGATCCGGGGGACCGGGGGCGAAGGCGCGGTCGCCTGTTCGTCGATCGAGCATTCGGCGGTTGGCGATACCGCTCGGGCGGCGGGGGCCGTCCATGTCATTCGCGTGACGGATGAAGGCCTTAGCGCGCTTTCTTGCGACGGTTTCGAAGATGCGCGCCTCATCGCCGTGATGCACGTCAACAACGAGATCGGCACGGTCCAGCCGATGGAGGAATGGGCGCAGGCCGCGCAGGACAAAGGCGTGCCATTTCTGTGTGATGCGGTGCAGAGTTACGGCCGTTTCGAGCTCCCGAAGGCCGATCTCATCGCGATCAGCGCGCACAAGTTCCATGGGCCCAAGGGGATCGGCGCGCTGTGGGTGCGGGATGGCGTGGCTCTGAGCGAAGTCCAGACCGGGGGCGGGCAGGAGTCGGGCCTGCGCTCCGGGACGCTCAGCCCCGCGCTGATTGCGGGCATGGGTGCGGCCGCGGCGCTCTCAGGCGAGCGGATGGAGGCGGACCGCGCGCATGTCGAAATGCTGTGGGCCCGCGCCCGCGAACTGTTCGCGCACTGGACGCTCAATGGCAGCGCCGAGCACCGCTGGCATGGCAACCTCAACATCCGCCGCGACGGGCTCGATGTCGCGCGGCTGATGAGCGATTGCCGCGAAATCATGTTCTCCGCCGGCAGCGCTTGCGCCAGCGGCTCGGGCCGGCCGAGCCATGTGCTCAAGGCGATCGGCCTCACCGATGCCGAGGCCAGAAGCTCGATCCGCCTTGGCTTCGGCCGCTACACGACCCTGGGCGAGATCGAGGAGGCGGCGGCCCGCATCAACGCCGCGGCGGAGGCGCAGGGCCTGTGA
- a CDS encoding 2Fe-2S iron-sulfur cluster-binding protein yields the protein MKLRFVTPGGTVIDTSGTPGDSLLRAGQGAGLPLEGTCEGQMACSTCHVLVANEWFERLPPASEAEEDMLDLAAGARRTSRLACQIELTETLDGLTVTIPSTAHDMRTR from the coding sequence GTGAAACTGCGCTTCGTCACTCCCGGCGGGACCGTCATCGACACCAGCGGCACGCCGGGGGACAGCCTGCTGCGCGCGGGGCAGGGGGCGGGGTTGCCGCTGGAAGGGACATGCGAAGGGCAGATGGCCTGCTCGACCTGCCATGTCCTCGTCGCGAATGAGTGGTTCGAGCGCCTTCCCCCTGCGAGCGAGGCGGAAGAGGACATGCTGGATCTCGCCGCCGGCGCGCGCCGTACCAGCCGCCTCGCCTGCCAGATCGAGCTTACCGAGACGCTGGACGGGCTGACCGTCACCATCCCGAGCACAGCGCACGATATGCGCACGCGCTAG
- a CDS encoding histidine phosphatase family protein: MTPRWPSVLWVVRHGQSAGNVARDEADAAGAHRIALTGRDVDVPLSDLGREQATALGTWFARRAPRPDIMLASPYLRARQTAELFRAAGGCAPDETICIDERLREKEFGVLDGLTTAGIREFMPDQAEFRSILGKFYHRAPGGESWCDVILRLRSLLDTVSLHYGGRPVMIVAHQVVVLCLRYIIENLSEAEILAIDREGDVSNCGVTEYRFDPAAGKAGNLVLVEYNVTAPLEAEATPVTDAPDAMVAARG; the protein is encoded by the coding sequence ATGACCCCGCGTTGGCCTTCGGTGCTGTGGGTCGTGCGCCATGGCCAGAGCGCGGGCAATGTCGCGCGCGACGAAGCGGATGCGGCGGGCGCGCATCGCATCGCGCTCACAGGCCGCGACGTGGATGTGCCGCTGTCAGACCTCGGCCGCGAGCAGGCCACAGCGCTTGGTACCTGGTTCGCGCGTCGCGCGCCGCGGCCGGACATCATGCTCGCCAGCCCCTATCTGCGCGCGCGCCAGACCGCCGAGCTGTTCCGCGCCGCGGGCGGCTGCGCGCCTGACGAGACGATCTGCATCGACGAACGCCTGCGCGAAAAGGAATTCGGCGTGCTCGATGGGCTGACCACCGCCGGCATCCGCGAATTCATGCCCGATCAGGCCGAATTCCGCTCAATCCTCGGCAAATTCTACCACCGGGCGCCGGGCGGTGAGAGCTGGTGCGATGTCATCCTCCGGCTGCGCTCGCTGCTCGATACCGTCTCGCTTCACTATGGCGGCCGACCGGTCATGATCGTCGCGCATCAGGTCGTGGTGCTGTGCTTGCGCTATATCATCGAGAACCTTTCCGAGGCGGAGATTCTCGCCATCGACAGGGAAGGCGACGTCTCGAACTGCGGCGTCACCGAATATCGCTTCGACCCTGCAGCGGGGAAGGCAGGCAACCTCGTCCTTGTCGAATACAACGTCACCGCGCCGCTCGAGGCTGAGGCGACACCCGTCACCGATGCGCCCGACGCCATGGTCGCCGCGCGTGGCTGA
- a CDS encoding NAD(P)H-hydrate dehydratase gives MAEPVPLDADWLADHPLPQPGEDSDKNSRGHVIAIGGSRQVPGGLLLTGEAAFRAGAGKVQLATIASCTQGLGLALPEAGVLALGESEDGEIDAGGLEPLEKPLARCDSLVIGPAITRAEAAGGVLDALLDGMLDKQPLLLDAVALHAASGRVGALRRYGAELLVSPNPDELASLLGCDEERVTNDQTGCAREAAERYRALAICKGAQTVIARPEGVLLRYPGGGVGLATGGSGDVLAGLIAGMLARGAEPVTAAAWGVWLHGEAGRRLAERQGTLGFLARELIPLVPALMRGAG, from the coding sequence GTGGCTGAGCCCGTTCCGCTCGACGCAGACTGGCTCGCCGATCATCCGCTGCCGCAGCCGGGGGAAGATAGCGACAAGAACAGCCGCGGCCATGTGATCGCGATCGGTGGATCGCGGCAGGTGCCCGGCGGGCTTCTGCTGACGGGCGAGGCGGCGTTCCGTGCGGGGGCCGGAAAGGTCCAGCTCGCCACCATCGCAAGCTGCACGCAGGGCCTGGGCCTTGCGCTGCCCGAGGCGGGGGTGCTGGCGCTTGGCGAGAGCGAAGACGGCGAGATCGACGCGGGCGGTCTCGAGCCGCTCGAAAAGCCGCTCGCACGCTGCGACAGCCTCGTGATCGGTCCGGCCATAACTCGCGCCGAGGCGGCGGGCGGGGTGCTCGATGCTCTGCTGGATGGAATGCTCGACAAGCAGCCGCTGCTCCTCGACGCGGTGGCGCTTCATGCCGCGAGCGGGCGGGTAGGGGCCTTGCGCCGATATGGGGCCGAGCTGCTGGTCAGCCCCAATCCCGACGAGCTCGCCAGCCTGCTGGGCTGTGACGAGGAACGCGTCACGAACGACCAGACCGGTTGCGCGCGCGAGGCGGCGGAGCGCTACCGCGCGCTTGCCATCTGCAAGGGCGCCCAAACCGTGATCGCCAGGCCCGAGGGGGTGCTGCTGCGCTATCCCGGCGGCGGGGTGGGGCTCGCCACCGGCGGCTCGGGCGATGTGCTGGCGGGGCTGATAGCGGGCATGCTGGCGCGCGGGGCGGAGCCCGTTACTGCCGCTGCCTGGGGCGTCTGGCTGCACGGAGAGGCCGGGCGGAGGCTCGCCGAACGCCAAGGCACGCTCGGTTTCCTTGCCCGCGAGCTCATCCCCCTCGTCCCGGCGCTGATGCGCGGGGCGGGCTGA
- the parC gene encoding DNA topoisomerase IV subunit A, which produces MAPSLAPDPIDAIVDAPFDSALAERYLVYALSTITARSLPDLRDGLKPVHRRLLWAMRQLKLDPGSAFKKSARVVGDVIGKYHPHGDASVYDAMVRLAQDFALRYPLVEGQGNFGNIDGDNAAAYRYTEARLTRTALRLMEGLDEGTVDFIPTYNGEEEEPEIFPGLFPNLLANGASGIAVGMATNIPSHNVAEVIDAALETVDNPHVEHSRLMELFHGPDFATGGLVVDSPAVISAAYESGRGSFRLRARFAEIERLAGGQWQLVVSEIPYQVPKSRLIEQAAALIADRKLPILEDVRDESDETLRIVFVPKSRNVDPELLKESLYKLTDLEVRFGLNLNVLDAQPGPDGTVHRTPMVMGLKELLTHWIASQIDILQRRSRHRLEQIARRLELVEGYIVAFLNLDRIIEIIRTEDEPKPVMMAEFQLTDRQAEAILNMRLRSLRKLEEMELRRERDALLKEQEELAKLLESPARQRTRLKRDLGKLRAEYAEDTPLGRRRTTVAEAETTVAFSMDAMIEREPVTVILSQRGWIRAARGHLPLDQDWKFKEGDGPAFALHAQTTDKLLLAAADGRFFTLGADRLPGARGLGEPVRNTLDIDANASIVAMLVHKPGTRLLLAADSGRGFVAKTDELLAETRKGRQVVNLKDGAKLAVVRPIAEGDDHVAVIGDNRKLVVFHLAELPEMGRGQGVTLQRYRPGPGGGGLADAKTFVLAEGLSWPMGGESGRMRSETEMWQWKVARGGAGRTPPQGFPRNNRFS; this is translated from the coding sequence ATGGCACCAAGCCTCGCCCCGGACCCCATCGATGCGATCGTCGATGCGCCTTTCGATAGCGCGCTCGCCGAACGCTATCTCGTCTATGCGCTCTCCACGATCACGGCGCGCAGCCTGCCGGACCTTCGCGATGGGCTGAAACCGGTTCACCGCCGGTTGCTCTGGGCGATGCGGCAGCTGAAGCTCGACCCCGGCAGCGCGTTCAAGAAATCCGCCCGCGTGGTGGGCGATGTCATCGGCAAGTACCACCCGCATGGCGATGCCTCGGTCTATGACGCGATGGTCCGCCTCGCGCAGGATTTCGCGCTGCGCTATCCGCTGGTGGAGGGGCAGGGCAACTTCGGCAATATCGACGGCGATAATGCCGCTGCCTATCGCTATACCGAAGCGCGTCTGACGCGCACCGCGCTGCGGCTGATGGAGGGGCTGGACGAGGGCACGGTTGACTTCATCCCGACCTATAACGGCGAGGAGGAAGAGCCCGAGATCTTCCCCGGCCTCTTCCCCAATCTCCTCGCCAATGGCGCCAGTGGCATCGCGGTCGGCATGGCGACCAATATCCCGAGCCACAATGTTGCCGAGGTTATCGACGCCGCGCTCGAAACCGTCGACAATCCGCATGTCGAGCATTCACGGCTGATGGAGCTGTTCCACGGCCCCGATTTCGCCACCGGCGGCCTGGTGGTCGACAGCCCGGCGGTCATAAGCGCGGCTTACGAGAGCGGGCGGGGCAGCTTCCGCCTGCGCGCGCGCTTTGCCGAGATCGAGCGGCTGGCGGGCGGGCAATGGCAGCTCGTCGTCAGCGAGATCCCCTATCAGGTGCCCAAGAGCCGGCTGATCGAGCAGGCCGCGGCCCTTATTGCGGATCGCAAGCTGCCGATCCTGGAGGATGTCCGCGACGAAAGCGACGAGACCTTGCGCATCGTCTTCGTGCCCAAGAGCCGCAACGTCGATCCCGAACTGCTCAAGGAAAGCCTCTACAAGCTGACCGATCTGGAGGTCCGCTTCGGGCTTAATCTCAACGTTCTCGACGCGCAGCCGGGGCCGGACGGGACGGTCCATCGCACCCCGATGGTGATGGGGCTGAAGGAGCTGCTGACCCACTGGATCGCCAGCCAGATCGACATCCTCCAGCGCCGCAGCCGCCACCGGCTGGAACAGATCGCGCGGCGGCTGGAGCTGGTCGAAGGCTATATCGTGGCCTTCCTCAACCTCGACCGGATCATCGAGATCATCCGCACGGAGGATGAGCCGAAGCCGGTTATGATGGCGGAGTTCCAGCTCACCGACCGGCAGGCCGAAGCCATCCTCAACATGCGCCTTCGCAGCTTGCGCAAGCTCGAGGAGATGGAGCTCAGGCGCGAACGCGATGCGCTGCTGAAGGAACAGGAGGAGCTGGCGAAGCTGCTCGAAAGCCCCGCCCGGCAGCGCACGCGGCTGAAGCGCGATCTCGGCAAGCTGCGCGCCGAATATGCCGAGGATACGCCGCTGGGCCGCCGGCGCACCACCGTGGCCGAGGCAGAAACGACGGTCGCCTTCAGCATGGACGCGATGATCGAGCGCGAGCCGGTGACGGTGATATTGTCGCAGCGCGGCTGGATCCGTGCCGCGCGGGGGCATCTTCCGCTCGATCAGGACTGGAAATTCAAGGAGGGCGACGGGCCCGCTTTCGCGCTCCATGCGCAGACCACCGACAAGCTGCTGCTCGCGGCGGCGGACGGGCGCTTCTTCACGCTCGGCGCTGACCGGCTGCCGGGCGCGCGCGGACTCGGCGAGCCGGTGCGCAACACGCTCGATATCGATGCCAATGCGTCCATCGTCGCGATGCTGGTGCATAAGCCTGGCACGCGGCTGCTGCTGGCGGCGGACAGCGGGCGCGGCTTCGTGGCAAAGACCGACGAGCTCCTCGCCGAAACGCGCAAAGGGCGGCAAGTGGTCAATCTCAAGGACGGGGCGAAGCTCGCCGTGGTGCGGCCGATCGCGGAGGGCGACGATCACGTCGCGGTGATCGGCGACAACCGCAAGCTGGTGGTGTTCCACCTTGCAGAGCTGCCCGAAATGGGCCGCGGGCAGGGGGTGACACTGCAGCGCTACCGCCCGGGCCCGGGCGGGGGCGGGCTGGCCGATGCCAAGACCTTCGTGCTCGCCGAGGGCCTGTCCTGGCCCATGGGCGGCGAAAGCGGGCGGATGCGCAGCGAGACCGAGATGTGGCAATGGAAGGTCGCCCGCGGCGGGGCCGGCCGCACCCCGCCCCAAGGCTTTCCGCGCAATAACAGGTTCTCTTAG
- a CDS encoding CCA tRNA nucleotidyltransferase has product MGRVLPPNDWTARPGLALLVRALGAEEMRWVGGAVRDTLLGLPVKDFDCATRLRPETVIDRCRAAGIRTVPTGIDHGTVTAILEEGPVEVTTLRRDVSTDGRHATIAFSDDWQDDAARRDFTINALYAHPLTGEISDYFGGFDDLAARRVRFIGDAEARIREDHLRILRFFRFQARFGGEADQAGLNACRALAPALKGLSRERIGAELLALLALPDPAPAVRLMAEAGVLTVVLPEAQARELTALERLINAEQAENAPPDPLRRLAALVPAIPTLAEAVAARLRLSKQQRARLVCAAERKDGDAADPRALAYYEGLACAQDRLLLAGGGIALLKVWEVPVFPLKGGEIVARGVAAGPEVARIMRVVEKQWVTEGFPGMARIEELLGEALRSNIE; this is encoded by the coding sequence ATGGGAAGGGTATTGCCCCCGAACGACTGGACCGCCCGCCCCGGCCTCGCCTTGCTGGTACGCGCGCTCGGAGCGGAGGAGATGCGCTGGGTCGGGGGCGCGGTGCGTGACACGCTGCTTGGCCTGCCAGTGAAGGATTTCGACTGTGCGACCCGGCTGCGGCCCGAGACCGTGATCGACCGCTGCCGTGCTGCGGGCATCCGCACCGTGCCGACCGGGATCGACCATGGCACCGTGACCGCAATCCTCGAAGAGGGGCCGGTGGAAGTGACGACGCTGCGCCGCGACGTATCGACAGATGGTCGCCATGCGACGATCGCCTTTTCGGACGATTGGCAGGACGATGCGGCGCGGCGCGACTTCACCATCAACGCGCTCTACGCGCATCCGCTCACGGGCGAGATCAGCGACTACTTCGGCGGCTTCGACGATCTTGCGGCGCGGCGGGTGCGCTTCATCGGTGACGCGGAGGCGCGCATCCGCGAGGATCACCTGCGCATTCTGCGCTTCTTTCGCTTCCAGGCTCGCTTCGGCGGGGAGGCGGACCAGGCGGGCCTCAACGCCTGCCGCGCGCTCGCGCCGGCGCTGAAGGGACTGAGCCGCGAGCGCATCGGGGCTGAGTTGCTGGCCTTGCTCGCCTTGCCCGATCCCGCCCCGGCCGTGCGGCTGATGGCCGAGGCGGGCGTGCTGACCGTGGTGCTACCCGAAGCCCAGGCGCGCGAACTGACGGCGCTCGAGCGGCTTATCAATGCGGAACAGGCTGAGAATGCTCCGCCCGACCCACTCCGCCGTCTAGCCGCTCTGGTCCCCGCGATCCCCACGCTCGCCGAAGCGGTGGCGGCGCGGCTACGGCTGTCGAAGCAGCAGCGCGCGCGCCTGGTCTGCGCGGCCGAGCGCAAGGACGGCGATGCCGCGGACCCGCGCGCTCTCGCCTACTACGAAGGCCTCGCCTGTGCGCAGGACCGGCTGCTGCTGGCGGGAGGCGGAATCGCACTGCTCAAGGTCTGGGAAGTGCCGGTCTTCCCGCTCAAGGGCGGCGAAATCGTCGCGCGCGGCGTGGCGGCGGGACCCGAGGTCGCACGGATCATGCGGGTGGTGGAGAAGCAATGGGTGACGGAGGGTTTTCCGGGCATGGCGCGGATTGAAGAGCTGCTCGGCGAGGCCCTCCGATCGAACATCGAATAG